The following is a genomic window from Quadrisphaera sp. RL12-1S.
GGCATCGGACGACGACGACGCCGACGCTGCCGGCTCCTCGCCGGTCCCGGCCTTCGGCGGAGGGGGCAGCAGGGAGGAGACGTCCCCGCCGGTGTCGTTGGTGCGCACGGCGAACGGCCGCAGCGGGGTGTACCGGACCACCGAGACCGATGCCGGGTCGACGACGATCCGCTGGAAGCCGTCCAGGTGCACGCCGAGGGCGTCGGCGAGCACCGCCTTGATGACGTCCCCGTGGCTCACCGCGGCCCACACCGCGTCGGGCCCGTGCTCGGCGGCCACCTCGGCGTCGGTGCGGCGGACCACGTCGAGGGCGCGCTGCTGCATGGTCCGCATCGACTCGCCCCCGGGGAAGACCACCGAGCTGGGGTGGGCCTGCACCGCGCCCCACAGCGGCTCCTTGGTCAGCTCGGCGATGGGCCGGCCTGTCCAGTCGCCGTAGTCGCACTCCGACAGGCCCTCGTCGGTGACCAGCTCCGGGCGCGGGGCGCCGTCGGGGCCGGGCACGGCGAGCAGCGCCGCCGCCGTCTCCTGGCAGCGCTGCAGCGGCGAGGCGACCACGCGGACCAGCGGCAGCGGCGCGAGCCGCCGCGCCAGCGCGGACACCTGGCCGTGGCCGGTCTCGTCGAGGCCGACGCCGGGGGTGCGTCCGGCGAGGACGCCGCCGGTGTTGGCGGCGGTGCGGCCGTGGCGGACCAGGAGGAGGACGGGCACGGCCCGCACGCTACGTCAGGGGACGAGGAACGGCGGGGTCCGGCCGACCATGACGAGGGAAGGGCCCACGTCCTCGCGGGTCTGCAGCTGCGCGTGCAGCCAGAACTCGTAGTACGCGCCGCTGGTCAGCCCCGTGACGGTGGTGCTGGCCACGGTGCACCCGGCGGGTGCGGCGACGTCGACCCACCGCAGCGGCGGCTGGGTCCCGGCCACCGGGGCCTGGGGTGCCACGGCCACCTTCCAGCCCTGCAGGGCGCTGCTGGCCCGGCTGGTCCACGAGACCCTGGCCGCCCCGGGGGCGCCGGGCACGGCCACGGCGCCGACAGAGACCGCGTCGTACGCGAGCCCGGTGCAGTCGACGCCCGTGGGCGTGCCGGTCGGTGCCGTGGGCGTGCGGGTCACCACCGGCGGCGGTGTGAGGTGCCAGTAGGGGTCCGGTGCGGTGGCCGGCGGCGGGAACGGCGTGGAGGGCGTCGGCTCCGGCACGCCGCTGCCGAGCACCGTCGCCTGGCCGGGCGTGCCCGCCGTCGACAGGGCCCTGGTGGGCGTGGGGGTGCCGGTGGCCGTCCCGAACGGGCCGATCGGCGCGCAGGCGGCGGTCAGCGCCAGCAGGGCGGCAGCACCGAGCGCCGCGACGGCGCCGCGGCGGCTGCTCCACTCCCTGTCGGGGGCCACGAGATCCCATCGGCACGCCGGGGGCCGGCCTTGACCCGCCGCCCCCGGGCGGAGGGGAGGATGGGGACGTGATCGTGGGCACGTGGGTGTGGGACGCCGAGGGCCACCACCAGGTGGACGACTGGCAGCACGCGCTGAGCAGCTGCCAGGCCGGCGGCGAGGGCTTCGTGTGGATCGGCATGGACGAGCCCGACCCCGACGAGCTGCAGCGGCTGGCCCAGCAGCTGCACCTGCACCCCCTCGCCGTGGAGGACGCGGTGCACGGCGGGCAGCGGGCCAAGGTGGACCGCTACGACGACGAGTCCCTGCTGGTGGTGCTGAGGCCCCTGGAGTACGACGACGCCACCTCCAGCGTGGAGACCCGCGAGCTGACGCTCTTCGTGGGGCCCCACCACGTGGTGAGCGTGCGCCGCGGCGGGCACACCCCGCTCAAGCGGGTCCGCTACGGCCTCGACGACGCGCCGGGCCCCCTGCGGGCCAGCGCCATGGGCGCCCTGCACGGGGTGCTCGACGCCGTGGTGGACCACTTCGTGGTGGTGGCCGACGAGCTGGGCGACGACCTCGACGAGCTCGAGCGCCGCGTCTTCACCGCCAGCGGCGGGCGCGCCCCCGGGGACGTCGACGCCGCCGAGATCTACCGCCTCAAGCGGGAGGTCTCCGAGGCGCGGCGCGCGGTGGCCCCGCTGGTGGAGCCGGTGGCGTCCCTGGCCCGCGGCGAGGTGGCCGGGGTGACCAAGCGGCTGAGGCCCTTCTTCGCCGACGTGCTGGACCACCTCATGCGCACCGAGGACCGGGTGGCGGGCTACGAGCGCTCCCTGACGGACATCCTCAACGTGCACCTGGCGCAGGTCTCGGTGCAGCAGAACGCCGACTCCCGCAAGATCTCCGCGTGGGCGGCGATGGCGCTGGTGCCCACCCTCATCGCCGGGATCTACGGCATGAACTTCGACGTGATCCCCGAGCTGAAGTGGCACTACGGCTACCCGTACGCGCTCGGCCTCATGGTGGTGGTGTGCCTGGTGCTGTTCCGGGCCTTCAAGCGGTCGGGCTGGCTGTAGGCGCCAGCGCCTCCAGCAGCGCCAGGCGCTGCTCGGCGCCCGGGGCCAGGGGGGCGACGGCGACGGTGCCGACCCCAGCCGCGGCGTAGGCGCCCAGCCGCTCGCGCAGCTCCTCGGCCGTGCCCAGCAGGCACGCCGCGCGCAGCAGCTCGGTGGGCACCAGCGACGCCGCGCGGGTGCGGTCACCGGCCAGGTAGGCGTCCTGCACGGCCGCTGCGGCGGCGCCGTGGCCGAGGCGGGCGGCCTGCTCGGCGTAGACGTTCTTCTCGCGGCTGCCCATGCCGCCCAGGTAGAGCGCGGTGTGGGCGCGCAGCGGGGCGGCGACGGCCGGGTCGTCGAGGTCGGCGCCGGCGGGCACCACCATCGCGGTCACCGCGGCGACGACGTCGAGCGGGCGGTCCGGGCCGCCGGGCAGCTCGCAGCGCGCCCGCCCGCGGGCCAGGGCGTCCAGCTGCTCCTGCGCGGCCTCGGGGACGAGGAACGCGGGCAGCCACCCGTCGGCCACCTCCCCGGCCAGCTCCACGTTCTTCGGGCCCACGGCGGCGAGCAGCAGCGGCAGGTCCGCGCGGGGGCGGGCAGCGCCAGGCGCAGCCGCGAGGCGCCGTGCAGGCCGGGCTCGCGCGCCATCGCCCGTCGCACGTCGGCCACGTAGGCGCGGGTGCGCGCCAGCGGGCGGGCGAAGGGCACGCCGTGCCAGCCCTCGGAGACCTGCGGCCCGGACACGCCCAGCCCCAGGCTGAAGCGGCCGCCGCTGATGCCGTCCAGGGTGGCGGCGGTCATGGCGGTGGCCGCGGCGCTGCGCGCGGGCACCTGCAGCACGGCGCTGCCCAGGCCGATGGTGCTGGTCCGCCCGGCCAGCCAGGCGAGCACGCTGACGGCGTCGGAGCCGTAGGCCTCGCTGACCCACGCCGAGGCGAACCCCAGCTGCTCGGCGCGCTGCACCAGCGCCAGCGCGTCCGCCGCCTGGTCGGCCACGGGCCGGTCCGAGCCGAAGTACCCCAGCGACAGCGCCAGCTCCATGCGCGCCGACCCTAGGGGGTGGCTGCGGGCAGGCCGGTCCGGGCCCCGGGACCGCCCCGGCGGCGGTGACGCTACGTTGCCGCGGTGGAGCAGCGCACCCTCGGAAGGTCGGGGCTGCGCGTCTCGGCGCTCGGTCTGGGCACCATGGGCTGGGGCGGCGACGGCGTGACCGACGCGCACGAGGCGCGCGACCTGCTGGCGCCGTTCGTGGAGGCCGGCGGCACCCTCGTGGACACCGCCGACGTCTACGGCGGCGGCGCCGCCGAGCAGCTGCTCGGGGAGCTCCTGGACGACGTCGTCCCCCGCGACGACGTGGTGCTCGTGGTCAAGTCCGGGCGCGGACGCCGGCCGGGTCCTGACACCTCCGCCCGCGCCCTGCTCGCCGGGCTGGACGCCTCCCTGCGGCGCCTGGGCACCGACCGGGCCGACGTGTGGATGGTGCACGCCTGGGACGGCGCCACGCCGCCGGAGGAGGTCGCCTCCGCCCTGGCCCGCGCGGTGAGCAGCGGGCGGGCCCGCTACGCCGGTGTCGGTGACCACTCCGGCTGGCAGCTGGCCACGGCCGCCGCCGCCGCGCGCGCCGCGGGACATCCGCTGGTGGCCGCCGGGGTGGAGCTGAGCGTGCTGGCCGGGGACCACGCCGACGTGCTGCCCGCCGCCGCCCACCACGGGCTGGGGGTGCTGGCGTGGGCACCGCTGGGCCGCGGCGTGCTCACCGGGAAGTACCGCACGAGCGTCCCGTCGGACTCGCGCGGGGCCTCCGAGCACCTGGCCGCGTGGGTGCAGCCCTACCTGGGC
Proteins encoded in this region:
- a CDS encoding histidine phosphatase family protein translates to MPVLLLVRHGRTAANTGGVLAGRTPGVGLDETGHGQVSALARRLAPLPLVRVVASPLQRCQETAAALLAVPGPDGAPRPELVTDEGLSECDYGDWTGRPIAELTKEPLWGAVQAHPSSVVFPGGESMRTMQQRALDVVRRTDAEVAAEHGPDAVWAAVSHGDVIKAVLADALGVHLDGFQRIVVDPASVSVVRYTPLRPFAVRTNDTGGDVSSLLPPPPKAGTGEEPAASASSSSDAVIGGGAGGGR
- a CDS encoding magnesium and cobalt transport protein CorA gives rise to the protein MIVGTWVWDAEGHHQVDDWQHALSSCQAGGEGFVWIGMDEPDPDELQRLAQQLHLHPLAVEDAVHGGQRAKVDRYDDESLLVVLRPLEYDDATSSVETRELTLFVGPHHVVSVRRGGHTPLKRVRYGLDDAPGPLRASAMGALHGVLDAVVDHFVVVADELGDDLDELERRVFTASGGRAPGDVDAAEIYRLKREVSEARRAVAPLVEPVASLARGEVAGVTKRLRPFFADVLDHLMRTEDRVAGYERSLTDILNVHLAQVSVQQNADSRKISAWAAMALVPTLIAGIYGMNFDVIPELKWHYGYPYALGLMVVVCLVLFRAFKRSGWL
- a CDS encoding aldo/keto reductase, producing MEQRTLGRSGLRVSALGLGTMGWGGDGVTDAHEARDLLAPFVEAGGTLVDTADVYGGGAAEQLLGELLDDVVPRDDVVLVVKSGRGRRPGPDTSARALLAGLDASLRRLGTDRADVWMVHAWDGATPPEEVASALARAVSSGRARYAGVGDHSGWQLATAAAAARAAGHPLVAAGVELSVLAGDHADVLPAAAHHGLGVLAWAPLGRGVLTGKYRTSVPSDSRGASEHLAAWVQPYLGPGARRVAQAVATAADGLGAAPLEVALAWVRDHPGVSSAVVGARTPGQLLGSLAAAELELPAEIRAVLDELSAG